In one window of Massilibacterium senegalense DNA:
- the rpmF gene encoding 50S ribosomal protein L32 produces MAVPFRRTSKTRKNKRRTHFKLQVPGMVECPNCGEMKLAHRVCKACGTYKGEQVVNK; encoded by the coding sequence ATGGCAGTACCTTTTAGAAGAACTTCTAAAACTCGTAAAAATAAACGTCGTACTCACTTTAAATTACAAGTGCCTGGTATGGTAGAATGCCCAAATTGCGGAGAAATGAAATTAGCTCACCGTGTATGTAAAGCATGTGGCACATACAAAGGAGAACAAGTAGTAAACAAATAA
- a CDS encoding enoyl-CoA hydratase/isomerase family protein encodes MGKLTLNVENGIAWVTINRPEKRNAIDFDVIQMLDAYLDEIEKNNEAKLLVITGAGDKAFCSGGDLSAFHGLKTSEQAFEMLYSMGRVLYRLCTFEKPTVALLNGTAVGGGCEIATACDFRLASENAKLGFIQGSLGITTGWGGGTMLYERLESPHAMHLLMTSKLITASEGKKIGYIQHTFTPVCLKEQAVEYLKPYTSQHLTVLRAYKQAFVEKLVESNLKTRMRKEMERCAHLWDSKEHHEAVDRFLEKKKS; translated from the coding sequence TTGGGGAAATTAACGCTAAACGTTGAAAATGGTATCGCATGGGTGACGATTAATCGTCCTGAAAAAAGAAATGCAATCGATTTTGACGTCATTCAAATGTTGGATGCTTATTTAGACGAAATTGAAAAAAACAATGAGGCAAAACTTTTAGTTATCACAGGTGCTGGAGATAAAGCATTTTGTTCTGGTGGAGATTTATCTGCTTTTCATGGCTTAAAAACTAGCGAACAAGCTTTTGAAATGCTTTATAGTATGGGCCGCGTATTATATCGTTTATGTACATTTGAAAAACCAACAGTGGCGTTATTAAATGGAACTGCCGTTGGAGGCGGATGTGAAATTGCAACTGCTTGTGATTTCCGTCTAGCTAGTGAAAATGCAAAACTAGGTTTTATTCAAGGTTCTTTAGGAATCACTACTGGATGGGGCGGAGGAACGATGCTTTATGAGCGTCTAGAGTCTCCACATGCAATGCATTTATTAATGACATCTAAGCTAATTACAGCTAGTGAAGGAAAGAAGATAGGATATATCCAACATACGTTTACTCCTGTTTGTTTAAAAGAACAAGCAGTAGAATATTTAAAACCATATACATCTCAACATTTAACGGTTCTACGTGCATACAAACAAGCGTTTGTTGAAAAACTAGTAGAATCCAATTTAAAAACAAGAATGCGTAAAGAAATGGAACGTTGCGCACATCTTTGGGATAGTAAAGAACACCATGAAGCAGTCGATCGTTTCCTTGAAAAGAAAAAGTCTTAA
- a CDS encoding RsfA family transcriptional regulator — protein sequence MSTVRQDAWNHDDDVLLAEVILRHIREGSTQLKAFEEVGERLNRTTAACGFRWNALIRQKYKTAIELAKQERKEYKKKNKKVQPLPMKQALTEQGESNSSQEHDLSIDSIIRYLRDMRPIEKEYVKLQKENQLLKEQAEEIEAEKQSIQQKYEALKQKYENIDEDYNVLMDIMNRARKMVVLPEKEHQMKFKMEPNGNLQRIDS from the coding sequence ATGTCAACGGTTCGTCAAGATGCTTGGAATCATGATGATGATGTTTTGTTAGCAGAAGTAATTCTTCGCCATATTAGGGAAGGAAGTACTCAATTAAAAGCGTTTGAAGAAGTAGGAGAAAGGTTAAACCGAACAACCGCAGCATGTGGATTTCGCTGGAATGCTTTAATCCGACAAAAATATAAAACTGCTATTGAGTTAGCAAAACAAGAAAGAAAAGAATATAAAAAGAAAAATAAAAAAGTCCAACCATTACCGATGAAGCAAGCATTGACAGAACAAGGAGAATCTAATAGTAGCCAGGAGCATGATCTTTCTATTGACTCTATTATTCGTTATTTACGTGACATGCGACCGATTGAAAAAGAATATGTAAAGTTACAAAAAGAAAATCAATTGCTAAAAGAACAAGCAGAAGAAATAGAAGCAGAAAAACAATCCATTCAACAAAAATATGAGGCGCTTAAACAAAAGTACGAAAATATCGATGAAGATTATAATGTCTTAATGGACATTATGAATCGAGCGCGTAAAATGGTTGTTTTACCAGAAAAAGAACACCAAATGAAATTCAAAATGGAGCCGAATGGAAATCTTCAACGAATTGATTCATAA
- a CDS encoding GNAT family N-acetyltransferase, protein MQQQLKIQQLPVNYKTLEEFESFQCNDLKGFSFVTDLRERLLEDRHDSPYLGVYYGDRLAGRMYVEKRYENANEGSPVLWIGSIEVLPEFRFRGLGSTFIDFLKQFQLPIQTKPLNFSTHFWLKMNFYYDKTTECFYWKPDYQSSSTSDSLVC, encoded by the coding sequence TTGCAACAGCAGTTAAAAATTCAACAACTCCCAGTAAATTATAAGACATTAGAAGAATTTGAATCATTTCAATGCAATGATTTGAAAGGGTTTTCATTTGTGACCGACCTTCGAGAACGTTTGCTTGAAGATCGACATGATTCACCTTATTTAGGCGTTTATTACGGGGATCGTTTAGCCGGTCGGATGTATGTGGAAAAAAGATACGAAAATGCAAACGAAGGAAGTCCTGTTTTATGGATTGGTTCGATTGAAGTATTACCAGAATTTCGTTTCCGTGGGTTAGGAAGTACATTTATTGATTTCTTAAAACAATTTCAACTGCCTATTCAAACAAAACCACTTAACTTCTCTACTCATTTTTGGTTAAAAATGAACTTCTACTACGACAAAACAACGGAATGTTTTTATTGGAAACCAGATTATCAATCAAGTAGTACATCGGATTCACTGGTTTGCTAA
- a CDS encoding 2-dehydropantoate 2-reductase encodes MNIHIIGSGSIGLLLAAYLSEQHDVTVYTNRMEQKEKLFSESLCLEKEKQKIFLSNLSFQTFDTYTNRENSQADLVFIAVKQYHLQVMMPTLQTIQSPCVFLQNGMGHLALLEHLTCGTIGVGVITHGALRKNDTTVVHTGMGNIKVGAVRGDSKTLHQLVDACFSEIFPITYEEDILPFVYEKLFMNAIINPLTALYRVKNGELVKNPFFTQSSRQLYEELKRVFPFIEKQVPMEHIFLLCERTSENQSSMLKDIDEKRKTEIDAIVGYVLQEANKQALDLPCFQFVYSSIKGLEV; translated from the coding sequence ATGAATATTCACATTATTGGAAGTGGCTCTATTGGCTTACTATTGGCAGCTTATTTGTCCGAGCAACATGACGTGACAGTATATACAAACCGAATGGAACAAAAAGAAAAACTATTCTCCGAATCTCTATGTTTAGAGAAAGAAAAACAAAAAATATTTCTTTCGAATTTATCGTTTCAAACGTTCGATACATATACAAATCGTGAAAATAGTCAAGCAGATCTTGTGTTTATTGCCGTGAAACAATATCATTTGCAGGTGATGATGCCAACTTTACAAACGATACAATCACCATGTGTTTTTTTGCAAAATGGGATGGGGCATCTCGCTTTACTTGAACACCTTACTTGTGGAACAATAGGGGTTGGGGTAATTACGCATGGTGCCTTACGTAAAAATGATACAACAGTTGTGCATACAGGAATGGGGAATATTAAAGTAGGTGCTGTTCGGGGAGATAGCAAAACGCTACATCAGTTAGTAGATGCTTGTTTTAGCGAAATATTTCCAATCACGTATGAAGAAGATATTTTACCATTTGTGTATGAAAAACTTTTTATGAATGCAATCATTAATCCATTAACTGCATTATACCGAGTGAAAAATGGGGAACTAGTAAAGAATCCCTTTTTTACGCAAAGTTCTCGTCAATTGTATGAAGAATTAAAACGAGTCTTTCCTTTTATCGAAAAACAAGTACCAATGGAACATATTTTTTTACTATGTGAACGTACAAGTGAAAATCAATCATCGATGTTAAAGGATATCGACGAAAAAAGAAAAACGGAAATCGATGCAATTGTTGGGTATGTATTACAAGAAGCAAACAAACAAGCACTGGATTTGCCATGTTTTCAATTTGTTTATTCAAGTATAAAAGGCTTAGAAGTTTGA
- a CDS encoding DUF3397 domain-containing protein has translation MISIAVLFIIWSALPPVLGLTVYVFFKYIPRTQHRAFHIAVDITTIFLIFAVYFLMIQLFQFSGFSYIVLIILLVGLVMTIIHYKKFEYIRFKKLIKSTWRFCFLIFFLGFIGLVTYGIFTLVN, from the coding sequence GTGATTAGTATTGCGGTATTGTTTATTATATGGAGCGCCCTACCTCCGGTGCTAGGTTTAACCGTTTACGTTTTTTTTAAGTACATACCAAGAACACAACATCGAGCTTTTCATATTGCCGTTGATATAACGACTATTTTTCTTATTTTTGCGGTATATTTTTTAATGATTCAACTTTTTCAATTCTCAGGTTTTTCCTATATTGTTTTAATTATTTTACTCGTTGGATTAGTGATGACGATTATTCATTATAAAAAGTTTGAATATATCCGATTTAAAAAGTTAATCAAAAGTACGTGGAGATTTTGTTTTTTAATTTTTTTCCTTGGATTTATCGGATTGGTAACGTACGGAATATTTACGTTAGTCAATTAA
- the bshC gene encoding bacillithiol biosynthesis cysteine-adding enzyme BshC, translating into MVIHERKFKQSGPFAQDFVDDFSKVAAFFSYDVKQETTFEKRKTFIEQRTYHREALVETLVRFNEKYNGTEKVRSNIEKLRRNDALVVVGGQQAGVLTGPALVIYKAISILRLAKEQEEKLGVPVIPVFWIAGEDHDFDEVNHIFLSKEQEIVKHSLEHLYNNRQAVSTLLLPKEKMVDYIDEALFSYGEREYTKELREMLLQATDQSVTYTDFFAHLMMHLFGEHGLVLLDANDPHIRALERGFFREIIEKNESLHEAVYKKLEMMERMGYPLPFEKKRDQANLFMFLNGERYLLERVDGAFQLKNTDIRWSKEQLLDKLETEPALFSNNVVTRPLMQEYVLPTLAFIGGPGEIHYWGTLKEAFEVFSFEMPPVCMRLSYSIIERHIAKWMEELQITEELLAEKNIQHQKDAFISSVQSVETETTLNDLQQAIQKSKEQLQQVGGEVDPTLIPFIEHASQKMWREAEGIKRRIKQQELRQHEQVIQKYHAIEKSLLPQNIYQERFWSIWYYINAYGLDLVDRLVHVPVTFDELHKIVYV; encoded by the coding sequence ATGGTGATACATGAGCGGAAATTTAAACAAAGTGGGCCGTTTGCTCAAGATTTTGTCGATGATTTTTCAAAAGTAGCGGCGTTTTTTTCATATGATGTAAAGCAAGAAACGACGTTTGAAAAGCGGAAAACTTTTATCGAACAAAGAACGTATCATCGAGAAGCGTTAGTAGAGACGTTGGTCCGATTTAATGAAAAATACAATGGGACAGAAAAGGTTCGTTCGAATATTGAAAAGTTAAGAAGGAATGATGCACTCGTTGTAGTAGGCGGACAACAAGCGGGAGTATTAACGGGACCAGCTCTTGTAATATATAAAGCGATTTCTATTCTACGATTAGCAAAAGAGCAAGAAGAAAAATTAGGTGTTCCTGTTATTCCTGTGTTTTGGATTGCAGGGGAAGACCATGACTTTGATGAAGTGAATCATATCTTTTTATCAAAGGAACAAGAAATAGTGAAACATTCACTGGAACATTTATATAATAATCGCCAAGCAGTATCAACTCTCTTGTTGCCAAAAGAAAAAATGGTTGATTATATTGATGAAGCTCTCTTTTCTTATGGAGAAAGAGAATATACAAAAGAGCTCCGAGAAATGTTGCTGCAAGCTACGGACCAATCTGTAACGTATACAGACTTTTTTGCACATTTGATGATGCACTTATTTGGAGAGCATGGATTAGTGTTGCTAGATGCGAATGATCCACATATTCGTGCATTAGAGCGTGGTTTTTTTAGAGAAATTATCGAAAAAAATGAATCTTTACATGAAGCAGTGTATAAAAAATTAGAAATGATGGAACGCATGGGATATCCATTACCTTTTGAAAAGAAACGAGATCAAGCAAACTTATTTATGTTTTTGAATGGAGAACGATATTTGTTAGAGCGAGTCGACGGTGCTTTTCAATTAAAAAATACAGATATTCGTTGGTCGAAAGAACAATTATTAGATAAATTAGAAACAGAACCAGCGTTATTCAGTAATAATGTCGTGACGCGACCTTTAATGCAAGAATATGTATTGCCTACTTTGGCGTTCATTGGGGGACCAGGCGAAATTCATTATTGGGGAACATTAAAAGAAGCATTTGAAGTATTTTCATTTGAAATGCCCCCTGTTTGTATGCGGTTATCGTATTCGATTATCGAGCGCCATATTGCAAAGTGGATGGAAGAGCTTCAGATAACGGAAGAACTTTTGGCGGAAAAAAATATTCAACATCAAAAAGATGCGTTTATTTCTTCCGTCCAATCGGTAGAAACAGAAACGACTTTAAATGACTTGCAACAAGCGATTCAAAAAAGCAAAGAACAATTACAACAAGTAGGGGGGGAGGTAGACCCTACACTCATTCCGTTTATTGAGCATGCATCTCAGAAAATGTGGCGAGAAGCGGAAGGGATAAAACGAAGAATAAAACAACAAGAATTACGTCAGCACGAACAAGTGATACAAAAATATCATGCAATCGAAAAATCGTTACTTCCACAAAACATCTACCAAGAACGTTTTTGGTCGATTTGGTATTATATCAATGCTTACGGATTGGATTTAGTCGACCGTTTAGTACATGTACCTGTAACGTTTGATGAATTACATAAAATAGTTTATGTATAA
- the mraZ gene encoding division/cell wall cluster transcriptional repressor MraZ: MFLGEYDHNLDEKNRLIIPRKFRETVNGEFIVTRGIDYCLFAFPLFEWEIIERKLKALPVTKKDARAFTRFFFSSATEVSCDKQGRILIPPLLKEYANLEKECVLIGVSNRFEIWDKNCWVQYTLRSEETFNEFAEDLLDFHL; this comes from the coding sequence GTGTTTTTAGGAGAATACGATCACAATCTCGATGAAAAAAATAGATTAATTATCCCAAGGAAGTTTCGTGAAACGGTAAATGGGGAATTTATAGTTACTCGTGGAATCGATTACTGTTTGTTTGCGTTTCCGCTTTTTGAATGGGAAATTATTGAGCGAAAATTAAAAGCATTACCAGTAACAAAAAAAGATGCACGTGCTTTTACACGCTTTTTCTTTTCTAGTGCAACGGAAGTTTCTTGTGATAAACAAGGACGGATTTTAATTCCACCGTTATTAAAAGAATATGCAAATTTAGAAAAAGAATGCGTGTTAATTGGTGTATCGAATCGATTTGAAATATGGGATAAAAATTGCTGGGTCCAATATACTTTGCGTTCTGAAGAAACATTTAATGAATTTGCAGAAGACCTACTTGATTTCCATTTATAA
- the rsmH gene encoding 16S rRNA (cytosine(1402)-N(4))-methyltransferase RsmH — MFNHITVLKKEAVEGLHIKEDGIYVDCTLGGAGHSEEILKQLTTGHLFAFDQDETAIRHAKDRLQSYEGKFTIIKSNFRYLKEELQKKGIVKVDGVLFDLGVSSPQLDEPERGFSYNYDAPLDMRMDQTSSYTAYNVVNESDFQTLFRLISRYGEEKFAKQIARTIEKRRAEKPIETTFELVDLIKDAIPAPARRTGGHPAKRTFQAIRIAVNDELNVFEEALKDAIDLLEKQGRISVITFHSLEDRICKTIFREYAKGPDLPPGLPIIPEGMEPTLKLITKKPILPSEEEVAHNNRARSAKLRIAEKN; from the coding sequence TTGTTTAATCATATTACCGTATTAAAAAAAGAAGCAGTAGAAGGTTTACATATAAAAGAAGATGGTATTTATGTTGATTGTACACTAGGTGGTGCTGGACATAGTGAGGAAATATTGAAACAGTTAACAACTGGTCATTTATTTGCATTTGACCAAGATGAAACAGCAATTCGCCATGCGAAAGATCGTTTACAATCATATGAAGGAAAATTTACGATTATTAAAAGTAATTTTCGTTATTTAAAAGAAGAATTACAAAAAAAAGGAATAGTAAAAGTGGATGGAGTATTGTTTGATTTAGGTGTTTCTTCCCCTCAACTCGATGAGCCAGAACGAGGATTTAGTTACAACTATGATGCACCGCTCGATATGCGAATGGACCAAACATCCTCTTACACCGCTTACAATGTCGTGAATGAATCAGATTTTCAAACGCTTTTTCGATTAATTTCTCGATACGGGGAAGAAAAATTTGCAAAGCAAATTGCCCGTACGATTGAAAAAAGAAGAGCAGAAAAACCAATTGAAACGACGTTCGAATTAGTCGATCTTATTAAAGATGCCATCCCTGCTCCTGCGCGTAGAACAGGTGGTCACCCAGCAAAACGAACATTCCAGGCCATTCGCATTGCTGTAAATGATGAGTTGAATGTGTTTGAAGAGGCATTAAAAGACGCGATTGATCTTCTCGAAAAACAAGGCCGAATTAGTGTCATTACGTTTCATTCGTTAGAAGATAGAATTTGTAAAACAATTTTTAGGGAATATGCAAAAGGTCCTGATCTTCCTCCTGGCTTACCGATTATCCCTGAAGGTATGGAGCCAACGTTAAAACTTATTACGAAAAAACCAATTTTACCATCTGAAGAAGAAGTGGCGCACAATAACAGAGCGCGGTCAGCGAAATTAAGAATAGCAGAGAAAAATTAA
- the ftsL gene encoding cell division protein FtsL, translated as MGNLAVKVREQQEHPRKRKRRIIVKKTEQPAKQIHTEGKRTLGEKILWLSLLSVVTVMTLFLVHNVTQMYALNRDIHTLRAEVDGQNKTVDQLKVEVSQLSQPERIITIATEQLGMVLNNEKVKVVEKESKK; from the coding sequence GTGGGAAACTTAGCGGTGAAAGTTCGGGAACAACAAGAACATCCAAGAAAACGAAAAAGAAGAATCATTGTTAAAAAAACAGAACAACCTGCTAAACAGATACATACAGAAGGTAAACGTACACTCGGCGAAAAAATTCTTTGGTTAAGTCTGTTATCCGTCGTAACGGTGATGACATTGTTTTTAGTGCACAATGTAACGCAAATGTATGCGTTAAATCGAGACATCCATACGTTACGAGCAGAAGTAGATGGTCAAAATAAAACAGTGGATCAACTAAAAGTAGAAGTGTCACAATTAAGCCAACCAGAACGAATTATTACGATAGCAACAGAACAGCTTGGAATGGTGCTAAACAATGAAAAAGTAAAAGTAGTTGAAAAAGAAAGTAAAAAATAA
- a CDS encoding penicillin-binding protein, translated as MYSRNKLIKRAILPGILLTLVFFALLGRFLYIEVAQKAQGHSLKGLAEERATKEEVLTASRGNIYDRQGRLVAQDVPTYSIYAILKKSKDGDYVKDPEKAAMQLAPFLGFDEKELYKRLSTKNVYQVEFGTRGKNLNQEVKDQIDALNIKGIHFTRESKRLYRYNDFASYVIGYTHKNDESGKLQGVMGVEKQYNDLLKPKDGLLRYQGDRYNQQLPSDKEVIKQPQNGKNIYLTIDPNIQNTLETTMNQVNEAFEPKRIMAIAVHPKTGAILAMSSRPSFDPNLRNLESFTNDVISSRYEPGSTMKIFTLAAAIESGVYNGQSSFPSGQYKVPGGVIRDHNSGRGWGSITFDEGIERSSNVAVSILAREKMGLDTFYDYLSKFGLDKKTNVDLPGEINSQLGQTYEIERVTTAFGQGSAFTPIQLIRAGTAIANDGKMMEPYIVEKVVDESTGKVVKEHKPTVAGTPISEQTSKQVRDVLERVVYGEYGTGKMYQLEGTQVVGKTGTAQVPEENGRGYMTGHGNYVYSFLGMAPKDAPEMLLYVVVDRPKLEDGKTGEMAVSTIFNEVMKSGLKYLEIDSKQGSEEAKAEMITVPNVEGLAIADAQKVLTDSGLASVVVSQGTTVQKQIPAAGEKVLVNERILLQAQLQLMMPDMTGWALRDVLKFTQLMDVKPEMIGTGYVISQNIPAHTEVKKGEFLSIELRPPDAKK; from the coding sequence ATGTATAGTCGAAATAAGCTGATAAAAAGAGCAATTTTACCAGGAATCCTTTTAACCCTGGTATTTTTTGCGTTACTTGGTCGATTTTTATATATTGAAGTGGCACAAAAAGCACAAGGCCATTCCTTAAAAGGACTTGCAGAAGAAAGAGCGACGAAAGAAGAAGTCTTAACGGCAAGTCGCGGGAATATTTATGACCGACAAGGCCGTTTAGTAGCACAAGACGTGCCTACCTACTCGATTTATGCCATTTTAAAAAAGAGTAAGGATGGCGACTACGTGAAAGATCCAGAAAAAGCAGCGATGCAATTAGCTCCTTTTTTAGGATTTGATGAAAAAGAATTATACAAACGGTTATCAACAAAAAATGTTTACCAAGTAGAATTTGGTACAAGAGGGAAAAACTTAAACCAGGAAGTAAAAGATCAAATTGACGCTTTAAACATCAAGGGGATTCATTTTACGAGAGAGTCTAAACGATTATACCGATATAACGATTTTGCTTCTTATGTGATCGGTTATACGCACAAAAATGATGAATCAGGAAAGCTTCAAGGTGTAATGGGGGTCGAGAAACAGTATAATGACCTGCTAAAACCAAAAGATGGATTGCTCCGTTATCAAGGAGATCGTTATAATCAACAATTACCAAGTGATAAAGAAGTAATCAAACAGCCGCAAAACGGAAAAAATATCTATTTAACGATTGACCCAAATATTCAAAATACGTTAGAGACGACGATGAATCAAGTGAATGAAGCATTTGAACCGAAGCGAATCATGGCAATTGCCGTTCACCCTAAAACAGGAGCGATTCTAGCAATGTCCTCTCGTCCAAGTTTTGATCCAAATTTACGCAATTTAGAATCCTTTACGAATGATGTGATTTCCTCTCGTTATGAACCAGGTTCTACGATGAAAATTTTTACGTTAGCTGCTGCGATTGAATCTGGTGTTTATAATGGACAAAGTTCTTTTCCATCAGGTCAATATAAAGTGCCGGGCGGCGTAATTCGTGACCATAATAGTGGGAGAGGTTGGGGCTCGATTACGTTTGATGAAGGTATAGAGCGTTCGTCAAACGTTGCAGTATCGATATTAGCTCGTGAGAAAATGGGGCTTGATACATTTTATGATTATTTATCTAAATTTGGATTAGACAAAAAAACAAATGTTGATTTACCAGGTGAAATAAATAGTCAGCTTGGTCAAACATACGAAATTGAACGGGTTACAACTGCTTTTGGTCAAGGTTCTGCATTTACGCCGATTCAACTTATACGAGCTGGAACGGCAATTGCGAATGATGGAAAAATGATGGAACCGTATATTGTAGAAAAAGTAGTGGATGAATCGACTGGTAAAGTAGTAAAAGAGCATAAACCTACGGTTGCTGGTACGCCTATTTCAGAACAAACGTCTAAACAAGTTAGAGATGTGTTAGAACGCGTTGTGTATGGGGAATACGGAACAGGAAAAATGTATCAACTAGAAGGTACGCAAGTTGTCGGGAAGACTGGTACAGCCCAAGTGCCAGAAGAAAACGGTCGTGGATATATGACGGGACATGGAAATTACGTCTACTCCTTTTTAGGGATGGCACCAAAAGATGCCCCGGAAATGCTCCTTTATGTTGTAGTAGATCGCCCTAAGTTAGAAGATGGTAAAACTGGGGAAATGGCAGTTTCTACAATTTTTAACGAAGTGATGAAAAGTGGATTAAAATATTTAGAAATTGATTCTAAACAAGGGTCGGAAGAAGCAAAAGCAGAAATGATTACGGTGCCAAATGTGGAAGGATTGGCGATTGCAGATGCGCAAAAAGTATTGACAGACTCAGGATTAGCATCCGTTGTTGTTAGTCAAGGAACGACCGTTCAAAAACAAATTCCAGCAGCTGGAGAAAAGGTGTTGGTAAACGAACGAATCTTGTTACAAGCACAATTACAATTAATGATGCCTGATATGACAGGATGGGCATTGCGTGATGTGTTAAAATTCACACAATTAATGGATGTAAAACCAGAAATGATTGGTACGGGATATGTCATTAGTCAAAATATTCCTGCTCACACAGAAGTGAAAAAAGGAGAGTTTCTTTCGATAGAATTAAGGCCGCCAGATGCGAAGAAGTGA